In Bacillus cereus ATCC 14579, a single window of DNA contains:
- a CDS encoding TolB family protein: MKRLIVSSSVVLFMFLCSITITSAENNSVKVAFIRHHNLWIKVDGKEIQITKGEYITGPKWSYDGEWLAYVKGKKQSILELYRLKDGKKVTPFHSEASNYQWSPTENIIAFIFTGTLNTFDVEKKNADFENVSAGVGDYAWYPDGKNFLVSSEAHLLPTGWTGAQLYEVQKDAHMNPHKMKHLYALPNEHDDFLALVASGFKWSPDQKWISFLAVPTASWSADSNTLCLVRADGSRFEKVDQMLLNAQWFQWAPSKNILAYIEGSGRVALENKHLKVKELPALQQNIFTPKGYVDWDFVWKNDRVIIVSRAKEAGIETPPEKRPLPSLYEVDSTSNAQHQITKKTNKQGDYHPIFMKKSNQLIWIRSDRKKADVWLAHKDRKQEKKWIENIDVPAWYYEKWNWGNVISVKEE; this comes from the coding sequence ATGAAAAGGCTAATAGTAAGTAGTAGTGTAGTGTTGTTTATGTTTTTATGTTCTATCACTATTACTAGTGCAGAAAATAATAGTGTGAAAGTTGCTTTTATTCGTCATCATAATCTTTGGATTAAAGTTGATGGGAAAGAAATACAGATTACAAAAGGAGAGTACATAACAGGGCCGAAGTGGTCATATGATGGGGAATGGCTAGCGTATGTAAAAGGGAAGAAACAAAGTATTCTTGAGTTATATCGGCTGAAAGATGGAAAGAAAGTTACGCCGTTTCACTCAGAAGCATCGAATTATCAATGGTCACCAACAGAAAATATAATTGCATTTATATTTACAGGTACATTAAATACATTTGATGTAGAAAAAAAGAATGCAGATTTTGAAAATGTATCGGCTGGTGTAGGGGATTATGCATGGTACCCCGATGGAAAGAACTTTCTTGTATCCTCTGAAGCGCACTTACTTCCAACAGGATGGACAGGGGCTCAGCTATATGAAGTGCAAAAAGATGCACATATGAATCCTCACAAAATGAAGCATTTGTATGCATTGCCAAATGAACACGATGATTTCCTAGCGCTAGTAGCAAGTGGCTTTAAGTGGTCACCAGATCAAAAGTGGATTTCATTTTTAGCAGTACCGACAGCTTCATGGTCAGCTGATAGTAATACGCTTTGCTTAGTTCGTGCAGACGGCAGTCGGTTTGAAAAAGTAGATCAAATGTTATTAAACGCACAATGGTTTCAATGGGCACCATCAAAAAATATATTAGCTTATATTGAAGGGAGCGGAAGAGTTGCATTAGAAAATAAACATTTAAAAGTAAAGGAATTGCCAGCACTTCAGCAGAACATATTTACGCCGAAAGGATATGTTGATTGGGATTTTGTATGGAAGAACGATAGAGTAATTATCGTTTCACGAGCAAAAGAGGCAGGGATAGAAACTCCACCAGAAAAAAGGCCACTACCATCTTTATATGAGGTCGATAGTACAAGTAATGCACAGCATCAAATCACAAAGAAAACGAACAAGCAAGGGGATTACCACCCGATCTTCATGAAGAAGAGTAATCAATTAATTTGGATACGTTCAGACCGTAAGAAAGCGGATGTATGGCTTGCTCATAAAGATCGGAAGCAGGAAAAGAAGTGGATTGAAAATATAGATGTACCAGCGTGGTATTATGAGAAATGGAATTGGGGAAATGTTATCTCGGTGAAAGAAGAATAA
- a CDS encoding S8 family peptidase translates to MKKTTSTLLSMALVFSSFGALSAHAESLQKEKQFSPQLKTTIEQWGEHKIAQNVETKTTKEISVIVELQHAPLAAQSNIQHAPDLQNSNAQSYHAELKKAQEDTTKKIKEKAPGAKIKEVYNTLFSGFSISIPGDQITSLASLPEVKAVYPNLTYKLHETSKSAINEEAPNIGGPTIGAPEAWNLKDPFGKPLDGKGMKIAIIDSGVDYTHPDLKANYIGGYDTVDEDNDPMDGNVHGTHVAGIIAGNGKIKGVAPNASILAYRVMNDGGTGTTDDIIQGIERAIQDGADVLNLSLGQDLNVPDQPVTLTLERAAKLGVTAVVSNGNDGPKPWSVDAPGNASSVISVGASTVSIPFPTFQVTGSSKTYQGLPLSKSDFPIENDSPLVYVGYGNPSDYAKQDVKGKFALILQGTSSTLVKAEQAKQAGALGVLLISSEKEINMMPEYFSREHLAVPVMQLSNTNGEELKTLITKRKKNIKIGQPKQTELIGNFSSRGPSQGSWLIKPDVVAPGVQITSTVPRGGYESHNGTSMAAPQVAGAVALLRQMHPDWTTEQLKAALANNAKTLHDVNENTYPVMAQGSGLINIPKAAQTNVLVKPNNVSFGLIKPNSGKVKLTQNVTLQNLSSKKKSFSTRVELLDANTKTKVKASVPSSISIQPNSSTEKPFTITVDSSLQQGVYTGNVYVKEQGAKEEIRIPFTFSIDPKDYKRIDGLEIINSTFSPNGDHVLDDNLINYYLVAPVDDITLHANLVTKERVTYQGIIHQAKNATPGYKPFKWNGTKADGTPLTDGLYQIEAVASNSGGETKQTAAVFLDRTAPKLTHEVDQENLVIRGKVDDILLDWMSESGWIAPGIPVRMQYEINGNGVWEQAFLNPWEKSYDIYFDRTQLQEGKNTIHIVATDAAGNTSNLTVNLEVK, encoded by the coding sequence ATGAAAAAAACTACATCTACACTATTAAGCATGGCGCTTGTCTTTTCTAGTTTTGGAGCTTTAAGTGCTCATGCTGAATCACTACAAAAGGAGAAGCAATTTAGTCCACAATTAAAAACAACGATTGAACAGTGGGGAGAACATAAAATCGCTCAAAATGTTGAAACGAAAACAACAAAAGAAATATCAGTAATTGTAGAATTACAACATGCACCTCTCGCTGCTCAAAGTAATATTCAGCATGCTCCAGATTTACAAAATAGTAATGCACAGTCTTATCATGCTGAGCTCAAAAAAGCACAAGAAGATACGACTAAGAAAATAAAAGAAAAAGCACCTGGTGCAAAAATTAAAGAAGTGTATAATACGTTATTTTCCGGATTCTCTATTTCAATTCCTGGAGATCAAATTACCTCTCTTGCCTCTTTACCTGAAGTAAAAGCAGTCTATCCGAACTTAACATATAAATTACATGAAACATCAAAAAGTGCTATTAACGAAGAAGCACCAAATATCGGTGGACCGACAATTGGTGCACCTGAAGCGTGGAATTTAAAAGATCCATTTGGCAAACCGCTTGATGGAAAAGGCATGAAAATAGCCATTATCGACTCTGGCGTAGACTATACACACCCTGACCTAAAGGCAAATTATATCGGTGGATATGACACGGTTGATGAAGATAACGATCCAATGGATGGTAACGTACATGGTACTCATGTAGCTGGAATTATTGCGGGTAACGGAAAAATTAAAGGCGTTGCTCCAAACGCTTCTATTCTAGCCTATCGTGTAATGAATGACGGTGGAACTGGTACAACAGATGATATTATCCAAGGAATTGAGCGAGCAATTCAAGATGGTGCGGATGTGTTAAACCTCTCCCTTGGGCAGGATTTAAATGTACCTGATCAGCCTGTAACATTAACGTTAGAACGAGCAGCGAAACTTGGTGTTACTGCTGTCGTTTCAAATGGAAATGACGGACCAAAACCTTGGTCTGTTGATGCTCCCGGTAACGCAAGTAGTGTCATTTCTGTTGGAGCATCTACGGTTTCTATCCCGTTTCCAACATTCCAAGTAACTGGTTCCAGCAAAACATATCAAGGGTTACCATTATCAAAATCCGATTTTCCAATAGAAAATGATTCTCCTCTTGTATATGTTGGTTATGGCAATCCAAGTGATTATGCAAAACAAGATGTGAAAGGGAAATTCGCACTTATTTTACAAGGTACTTCTAGTACATTAGTAAAAGCAGAACAAGCGAAGCAAGCTGGTGCACTTGGTGTGTTATTAATCTCTAGCGAAAAAGAAATTAATATGATGCCGGAATATTTTTCACGTGAACATCTAGCTGTCCCAGTAATGCAATTATCAAATACAAATGGGGAAGAATTAAAAACTTTAATTACAAAACGAAAGAAAAATATAAAAATTGGACAACCAAAGCAAACAGAACTTATCGGTAACTTTAGTTCAAGAGGACCATCACAAGGAAGTTGGCTAATAAAGCCTGATGTTGTTGCACCTGGAGTACAAATTACTAGTACAGTACCGCGAGGCGGCTATGAATCGCATAACGGAACAAGTATGGCTGCTCCGCAAGTAGCTGGAGCGGTTGCCCTCTTGCGTCAAATGCATCCTGATTGGACGACAGAACAATTGAAAGCGGCTCTTGCCAACAATGCCAAAACATTACATGATGTCAATGAAAATACATACCCTGTTATGGCACAAGGATCTGGTTTAATTAACATTCCGAAAGCAGCTCAAACAAATGTATTAGTAAAACCTAACAATGTCAGCTTCGGTCTTATTAAGCCCAATAGCGGAAAAGTAAAACTGACGCAAAATGTTACATTACAAAACCTTTCTAGTAAAAAGAAAAGTTTTTCAACTCGTGTGGAATTACTAGATGCAAACACAAAAACAAAAGTAAAAGCTTCTGTCCCTTCATCGATTAGCATTCAACCGAATAGTAGTACCGAAAAACCATTTACTATCACTGTAGATAGCTCACTACAACAAGGTGTGTATACTGGAAATGTATATGTAAAAGAACAAGGGGCAAAAGAAGAAATTCGAATTCCATTCACATTTAGTATCGATCCTAAAGATTATAAACGTATCGATGGACTTGAAATTATTAATTCTACTTTTAGCCCAAATGGCGACCACGTACTAGATGATAATCTCATCAACTACTATTTAGTTGCGCCTGTGGATGATATCACATTGCATGCAAATTTAGTTACGAAAGAACGTGTAACGTATCAAGGGATTATCCATCAAGCTAAAAATGCAACTCCTGGGTATAAACCTTTCAAATGGAATGGTACAAAAGCAGATGGCACTCCTTTAACTGATGGGCTATATCAAATTGAAGCAGTTGCTTCTAATTCTGGCGGGGAAACAAAGCAAACAGCTGCTGTATTTCTTGATCGAACTGCACCTAAGTTAACACACGAGGTTGACCAAGAAAATCTCGTAATTAGAGGAAAAGTTGATGATATTCTACTAGATTGGATGTCAGAATCTGGTTGGATAGCACCTGGTATTCCAGTGAGAATGCAATATGAAATTAACGGAAATGGTGTATGGGAACAGGCATTCCTGAACCCTTGGGAGAAAAGCTATGACATTTATTTCGATCGCACTCAATTACAAGAAGGAAAAAATACTATTCACATTGTAGCAACTGATGCAGCTGGCAATACCTCTAATTTAACTGTTAATTTAGAAGTGAAATAA
- a CDS encoding aromatic amino acid hydroxylase, which yields MTKKTEIPSHLKPFVSTQHYDQYTPVNHAVWRYIMRQNHSFLKDVAHPAYVNGLQSSGINIDAIPKVEEMNECLAPSGWGAVTIDGLIPGVAFFDFQGHGLLPIATDIRKVENIEYTPAPDIVHEAAGHAPILLDPTYAKYVKRFGQIGAKAFSTKEEHDAFEAVRTLTIVKESPTSTPDEVKAAENAVIEKQNLVSGLSEAEQISRLFWWTVEYGLIGNIDDPKIYGAGLLSSVGESKHCLTDAVEKVPFSIEACIGTTYDVTKMQPQLFVCESFEELTDALETFSKTMAFKTGGKEGLEKAIRSENYATAELNSGLQITGTFSETIENDAGELIYMRTNSPTALALHNKQLANHSTSVHSDGFGTPIGLLTENIALENCTDEQLQSLGITIGTIAEFTFASGIHVKGTVTDIVKNDKKIALISFIDCTVTYNARVLFDASWGAFDMAVGSQITSVFPGAADAAAFFPMDEEVHEIPAPLVLNELERMYQTVRDIRSEGILHDAHIDQLIAIQEVLNKFYAKEWLLRLEVLELLLEHNKGHETSAALLHQLSTFTTDEAVTRLINNGLALLPVKDVKNDAKIN from the coding sequence ATGACAAAGAAAACAGAAATTCCATCGCATTTAAAACCATTCGTATCCACACAACATTATGATCAATACACACCGGTGAATCACGCTGTGTGGCGTTACATTATGAGACAAAATCATAGCTTCTTAAAAGACGTTGCTCATCCAGCCTATGTGAACGGACTACAATCATCTGGTATTAATATAGATGCAATTCCAAAAGTAGAAGAAATGAATGAGTGTTTGGCACCAAGTGGCTGGGGCGCTGTAACGATTGACGGACTTATTCCCGGCGTAGCATTCTTCGATTTTCAAGGACACGGATTACTACCGATCGCAACAGATATTCGGAAAGTAGAAAATATCGAGTACACACCAGCTCCAGATATCGTACACGAAGCCGCAGGACACGCACCGATTTTACTTGATCCTACATATGCAAAATATGTGAAACGTTTTGGGCAAATTGGTGCAAAAGCTTTCTCTACAAAAGAAGAACATGATGCATTTGAAGCTGTTCGTACATTAACGATAGTGAAAGAAAGCCCTACTTCTACTCCTGATGAAGTTAAGGCTGCTGAAAATGCTGTAATTGAAAAACAAAACTTAGTTTCTGGTTTATCAGAAGCTGAACAAATTTCACGTCTTTTCTGGTGGACAGTAGAATATGGATTGATCGGAAATATAGATGATCCAAAGATATATGGTGCTGGTCTCCTTTCTTCTGTTGGCGAAAGCAAACATTGCTTAACAGACGCTGTAGAAAAGGTTCCATTTTCTATCGAAGCATGTATAGGGACAACTTATGACGTAACAAAAATGCAACCACAACTATTTGTTTGTGAATCCTTTGAAGAATTAACAGATGCGCTTGAAACATTTTCTAAAACAATGGCCTTTAAAACAGGTGGAAAAGAAGGTTTAGAAAAAGCAATTCGCTCTGAGAACTATGCAACAGCTGAGCTAAATAGCGGATTACAAATTACAGGTACATTTAGCGAGACAATTGAAAACGATGCAGGTGAATTAATTTACATGCGAACAAATTCGCCAACGGCATTAGCACTTCATAATAAACAGTTAGCGAATCATTCTACTTCTGTACACAGTGACGGATTTGGAACACCGATTGGATTACTCACTGAAAATATTGCATTAGAAAATTGTACAGACGAACAACTACAATCATTAGGAATTACAATTGGAACTATCGCTGAGTTTACTTTTGCAAGTGGTATTCATGTAAAAGGAACAGTAACAGATATTGTAAAAAACGATAAGAAAATTGCTCTTATTTCCTTTATCGATTGCACAGTTACTTATAACGCCCGCGTTTTATTTGATGCTTCATGGGGCGCATTTGATATGGCTGTTGGCTCACAAATCACTTCAGTATTCCCAGGTGCCGCAGATGCCGCAGCATTTTTCCCAATGGATGAAGAAGTTCACGAAATTCCTGCTCCACTTGTACTGAATGAACTTGAACGTATGTATCAAACAGTTCGAGATATTCGAAGTGAGGGGATTTTACACGACGCGCATATCGATCAATTAATAGCAATTCAAGAAGTATTAAATAAATTTTATGCGAAAGAATGGTTACTGCGCCTTGAAGTATTAGAGTTACTTTTAGAGCATAACAAAGGGCATGAAACATCGGCAGCATTACTACATCAACTTTCTACTTTCACAACTGACGAAGCTGTAACACGCCTTATTAACAATGGTCTTGCGTTACTTCCAGTAAAGGATGTGAAAAATGATGCTAAGATTAACTGA
- a CDS encoding 4a-hydroxytetrahydrobiopterin dehydratase, with amino-acid sequence MMLRLTEEEVHEELLKVDKWMVKDEKWIERKYMFSDYLKGVEFVSEAAKLSEEHNHHPFILIQYKAVIITLSSWNAKGLTKLDFELAKQFDELFLQNEKAIIRK; translated from the coding sequence ATGATGCTAAGATTAACTGAAGAAGAAGTTCACGAAGAATTATTGAAGGTAGATAAATGGATGGTAAAAGATGAGAAATGGATTGAACGAAAATATATGTTTTCCGACTACTTAAAAGGAGTCGAATTTGTCTCTGAAGCCGCCAAACTATCAGAAGAACATAATCACCATCCATTTATCCTTATCCAGTATAAAGCAGTTATTATTACTTTGTCATCTTGGAATGCAAAAGGTTTAACGAAACTAGATTTTGAGCTTGCAAAACAATTTGATGAACTATTTTTACAAAACGAAAAAGCAATTATAAGAAAATAA